The Vulpes vulpes isolate BD-2025 chromosome 8, VulVul3, whole genome shotgun sequence genome has a window encoding:
- the NCAPH gene encoding condensin complex subunit 2 isoform X3 gives MALPRKAPLSTPGTPVLEDFPQNDDEKERLQRRRSRVLDLQFSADSPHLLASPSGSRNIDISATIPKFTNTQITEHYSTCIKLSTENKITTKNAFGLHLIDFMSEILKQKDAEPTNFKVAAGTLDASTKIYAVRVDAVHADVYRVLGGLGRDAASPEEAECHDADASTTETGTTKKAQKPKKKHSYKTIEQNVNNLNVSEADRKCEIDPMFQKTAASFDECSTAGVFLSTLHCHDYRSELLFPSDVQTLSTEELLELPDLGWVEMTDLKAPMQQCVEDGQICPSLAGFQFTKWDSETHNESVSALLDKFKKNEQVFDINADVEESDCEDFPDGPVEDDFDANDEPEHSIAGDHTELRSWKEPCLTQTCPEKMIPLGDGDIRTMCPLLSMKPGEYSYFSPRTMSMWAGPDHWRFRPRHKHDASSKSEYKKKNSKKDFEIDFDDDIDFDVYFKKTKAATILTKSTLENQNWRATTLPTDFLYETDHLVQLYLKPGIRLLKTAQGQRARTEHYEEIGDYDYNNPNDTSNFCPGLQAANSDYEESDDLFVGPAGTFDLTSCHPPKTAQENGDVPEIQGLDITTYGESNLVAEPQKVNKIEIHYAKTAKRMDMKKLKQSMWSLLTKCSKQADTEANHSETGKEGDPVKVADEKMLSMLTKDLQRSLPPLMAQNLSIPLAFACLLHLANEKNLKLEGTEDLSDILVRQGD, from the exons ATGGCCCTGCCCCGGAAGGCCCCTCTCAGTACTCCTGGCACCCCTGTCCTCGAAGACTTTCCCCAGAATGACGACGAAAAGGAGCGACTGCAGCGGCGGCGCTCCCGAGTCCTGGACCTACAGTTCAGCGCAGACTCGCCTCATTTGCTAGCCTCCCCCTCTGGTAGTAG gaatattGACATTTCAGCCACGATTCCTAAGTTTACAAACACACAGATTACAGAACATTATTCCACCTGTATCAAACTGTCCACTGAAAAT aaaatCACTACCAAGAATGCTTTTGGCTTGCACTTGATTGATTTCATGTCAGAGATTCTTAAACAGAAAGACGCCGAACCGACCAACTTTAAA GTGGCTGCTGGCACTCTGGATGCCAGCACCAAGATCTATGCTGTGCGTGTGGACGCTGTCCATGCTGATGTCTACAGAGTCCTTGGGGGGCTGGGAAGAGATGCAGCATCTCCAGAAGAAGCAGAGTGCCATGATGCAG atgCAAGTACTACTGAAACAGGAACAACCAAAAAGGCCCAAAAGCCAAAGAAGAAGCACTCCTACAAAACCATTGAGCAGAATGTAAACAACCTCAATGTCTCCGAAGCAGATCGGAAGTGTGAG ATTGATCCCATGTTTCAGAAGACGGCGGCCTCATTTGATGAGTGCAGTACAGCAGGGGTATTTCTCTCTACCCTCCACTGCCATGACTACAGAAGTGAGCTTCTGTTTCCCTCTGATGTCCAGACTCTCTCCACTGAAGAACTCCTGGAGCTACCAGATTTAGGTTGGGTGGAAATGACAGATTTAAAAG CGCCCATGCAGCAGTGTGTGGAAGATGGCCAGATTTGCCCTTCGCTGGCTGGGTTCCAGTTCACAAAATGGGACAGTGAGACACATAATGAG TCTGTCTCTGCACTGCTGGACAAGTTCAAGAAGAATGAGCAGGTGTTTGACATCAATGCTGACGTGGAGGAGAGTGACTGTGAGGACTTCCCTGATGGGCCCGTGGAGGATGACTTTGATGCCAACGATGAGCCTGAGCACAGCATAGCCGGGGATCACACCGAGCTCAGGAGCTGGAAGGAGCCCTGCCTCACTCAGACCTGCCC GGAAAAAATGATACCTCTTGGGGATGGAGACATTAGGACCATGTGCCCTCTTTTGTCCATGAAACCTGGAGAATATTCCTATTTTAGTCCCCGTACCATGTCAATGTGGGCTGGCCCGGATCACTGGCGCTTTAGACCCCGACACAAAC ATGATGCTTCCTCCAAATCAGAGTACaaaaagaagaattcaaagaaaGATTTTGAAATTGACTTTGACGATGATATTGACTttgatgtgtattttaaaaaaacaaag gctGCTACTATTCTGACCAAGTCCACTTTGGAGAACCAGAATTGGAGAGCCACCACTCTTCCTACAGATTTCCTCTATGAGACTGATCATCTTGTCCAGCTATATCTCAAACCAGGCATCAGG tTACTTAAGACAGCTCAAGGCCAGAGGGCAAGAACTGAACATTATGAAGAAATTGGAGACTATGATTACAACAACCCTAATGACACCTCCAACTTTTGCCCTGGATTACag GCTGCCAACAGTGATTATGAAGAGTCGGATGACTTGTTTGTGGGACCAGCTGGAACCTTTGACCTTACATCTTGCCATCCACCTAAGACAGCACAAGAGAATGGTGACGTGCCTGAAATCCAAGGATTGGACATCACCACTTATGGGGAGTCAAATCTGGTTGCTGAGCCTCAGAAG gtaaataaaattgaaattcattATGCCAAGACTGCCAAAAGGATGGacatgaagaaattgaagcagagTATGTGGAGCTTGCTGACAAAGTGCTCTAAGCAAGCAGACACAGAG GCAAACCACAGTGAAACTGGAAAAGAAGGGGACCCGGTGAAGGTGGCTgatgagaagatgctcagcatGCTCACAAAGGACCTGCAGAGGAG CCTGCCTCCCCTCATGGCTCAGAACCTCTCGATACCTCTGGCCTTTGCCTGTCTCCTACATTTAGCCAATGAAAAG AATTTAAAGCTGGAAGGAACTGAGGACCTTTCTGACATTCTGGTGAGGCAAGGGGATTGA
- the NCAPH gene encoding condensin complex subunit 2 isoform X2, which yields MGPPCPERVFSMALPRKAPLSTPGTPVLEDFPQNDDEKERLQRRRSRVLDLQFSADSPHLLASPSGSRNIDISATIPKFTNTQITEHYSTCIKLSTENKITTKNAFGLHLIDFMSEILKQKDAEPTNFKVAAGTLDASTKIYAVRVDAVHADVYRVLGGLGRDAASPEEAECHDADASTTETGTTKKAQKPKKKHSYKTIEQNVNNLNVSEADRKCEIDPMFQKTAASFDECSTAGVFLSTLHCHDYRSELLFPSDVQTLSTEELLELPDLGWVEMTDLKAPMQQCVEDGQICPSLAGFQFTKWDSETHNESVSALLDKFKKNEQVFDINADVEESDCEDFPDGPVEDDFDANDEPEHSIAGDHTELRSWKEPCLTQTCPEKMIPLGDGDIRTMCPLLSMKPGEYSYFSPRTMSMWAGPDHWRFRPRHKHDASSKSEYKKKNSKKDFEIDFDDDIDFDVYFKKTKAATILTKSTLENQNWRATTLPTDFLYETDHLVQLYLKPGIRLLKTAQGQRARTEHYEEIGDYDYNNPNDTSNFCPGLQAANSDYEESDDLFVGPAGTFDLTSCHPPKTAQENGDVPEIQGLDITTYGESNLVAEPQKVNKIEIHYAKTAKRMDMKKLKQSMWSLLTKCSKQADTEANHSETGKEGDPVKVADEKMLSMLTKDLQRSLPPLMAQNLSIPLAFACLLHLANEKNLKLEGTEDLSDILVRQGD from the exons ATGGGACCTCCCTGCCCAG AACGGGTGTTCTCAATGGCCCTGCCCCGGAAGGCCCCTCTCAGTACTCCTGGCACCCCTGTCCTCGAAGACTTTCCCCAGAATGACGACGAAAAGGAGCGACTGCAGCGGCGGCGCTCCCGAGTCCTGGACCTACAGTTCAGCGCAGACTCGCCTCATTTGCTAGCCTCCCCCTCTGGTAGTAG gaatattGACATTTCAGCCACGATTCCTAAGTTTACAAACACACAGATTACAGAACATTATTCCACCTGTATCAAACTGTCCACTGAAAAT aaaatCACTACCAAGAATGCTTTTGGCTTGCACTTGATTGATTTCATGTCAGAGATTCTTAAACAGAAAGACGCCGAACCGACCAACTTTAAA GTGGCTGCTGGCACTCTGGATGCCAGCACCAAGATCTATGCTGTGCGTGTGGACGCTGTCCATGCTGATGTCTACAGAGTCCTTGGGGGGCTGGGAAGAGATGCAGCATCTCCAGAAGAAGCAGAGTGCCATGATGCAG atgCAAGTACTACTGAAACAGGAACAACCAAAAAGGCCCAAAAGCCAAAGAAGAAGCACTCCTACAAAACCATTGAGCAGAATGTAAACAACCTCAATGTCTCCGAAGCAGATCGGAAGTGTGAG ATTGATCCCATGTTTCAGAAGACGGCGGCCTCATTTGATGAGTGCAGTACAGCAGGGGTATTTCTCTCTACCCTCCACTGCCATGACTACAGAAGTGAGCTTCTGTTTCCCTCTGATGTCCAGACTCTCTCCACTGAAGAACTCCTGGAGCTACCAGATTTAGGTTGGGTGGAAATGACAGATTTAAAAG CGCCCATGCAGCAGTGTGTGGAAGATGGCCAGATTTGCCCTTCGCTGGCTGGGTTCCAGTTCACAAAATGGGACAGTGAGACACATAATGAG TCTGTCTCTGCACTGCTGGACAAGTTCAAGAAGAATGAGCAGGTGTTTGACATCAATGCTGACGTGGAGGAGAGTGACTGTGAGGACTTCCCTGATGGGCCCGTGGAGGATGACTTTGATGCCAACGATGAGCCTGAGCACAGCATAGCCGGGGATCACACCGAGCTCAGGAGCTGGAAGGAGCCCTGCCTCACTCAGACCTGCCC GGAAAAAATGATACCTCTTGGGGATGGAGACATTAGGACCATGTGCCCTCTTTTGTCCATGAAACCTGGAGAATATTCCTATTTTAGTCCCCGTACCATGTCAATGTGGGCTGGCCCGGATCACTGGCGCTTTAGACCCCGACACAAAC ATGATGCTTCCTCCAAATCAGAGTACaaaaagaagaattcaaagaaaGATTTTGAAATTGACTTTGACGATGATATTGACTttgatgtgtattttaaaaaaacaaag gctGCTACTATTCTGACCAAGTCCACTTTGGAGAACCAGAATTGGAGAGCCACCACTCTTCCTACAGATTTCCTCTATGAGACTGATCATCTTGTCCAGCTATATCTCAAACCAGGCATCAGG tTACTTAAGACAGCTCAAGGCCAGAGGGCAAGAACTGAACATTATGAAGAAATTGGAGACTATGATTACAACAACCCTAATGACACCTCCAACTTTTGCCCTGGATTACag GCTGCCAACAGTGATTATGAAGAGTCGGATGACTTGTTTGTGGGACCAGCTGGAACCTTTGACCTTACATCTTGCCATCCACCTAAGACAGCACAAGAGAATGGTGACGTGCCTGAAATCCAAGGATTGGACATCACCACTTATGGGGAGTCAAATCTGGTTGCTGAGCCTCAGAAG gtaaataaaattgaaattcattATGCCAAGACTGCCAAAAGGATGGacatgaagaaattgaagcagagTATGTGGAGCTTGCTGACAAAGTGCTCTAAGCAAGCAGACACAGAG GCAAACCACAGTGAAACTGGAAAAGAAGGGGACCCGGTGAAGGTGGCTgatgagaagatgctcagcatGCTCACAAAGGACCTGCAGAGGAG CCTGCCTCCCCTCATGGCTCAGAACCTCTCGATACCTCTGGCCTTTGCCTGTCTCCTACATTTAGCCAATGAAAAG AATTTAAAGCTGGAAGGAACTGAGGACCTTTCTGACATTCTGGTGAGGCAAGGGGATTGA
- the NCAPH gene encoding condensin complex subunit 2 isoform X1: protein MGPPCPEIRGHPLNAFCPSERVFSMALPRKAPLSTPGTPVLEDFPQNDDEKERLQRRRSRVLDLQFSADSPHLLASPSGSRNIDISATIPKFTNTQITEHYSTCIKLSTENKITTKNAFGLHLIDFMSEILKQKDAEPTNFKVAAGTLDASTKIYAVRVDAVHADVYRVLGGLGRDAASPEEAECHDADASTTETGTTKKAQKPKKKHSYKTIEQNVNNLNVSEADRKCEIDPMFQKTAASFDECSTAGVFLSTLHCHDYRSELLFPSDVQTLSTEELLELPDLGWVEMTDLKAPMQQCVEDGQICPSLAGFQFTKWDSETHNESVSALLDKFKKNEQVFDINADVEESDCEDFPDGPVEDDFDANDEPEHSIAGDHTELRSWKEPCLTQTCPEKMIPLGDGDIRTMCPLLSMKPGEYSYFSPRTMSMWAGPDHWRFRPRHKHDASSKSEYKKKNSKKDFEIDFDDDIDFDVYFKKTKAATILTKSTLENQNWRATTLPTDFLYETDHLVQLYLKPGIRLLKTAQGQRARTEHYEEIGDYDYNNPNDTSNFCPGLQAANSDYEESDDLFVGPAGTFDLTSCHPPKTAQENGDVPEIQGLDITTYGESNLVAEPQKVNKIEIHYAKTAKRMDMKKLKQSMWSLLTKCSKQADTEANHSETGKEGDPVKVADEKMLSMLTKDLQRSLPPLMAQNLSIPLAFACLLHLANEKNLKLEGTEDLSDILVRQGD, encoded by the exons ATGGGACCTCCCTGCCCAG aaatCCGTGGGCACCCCCTCAATGCCTTCTGTCCTTCAGAACGGGTGTTCTCAATGGCCCTGCCCCGGAAGGCCCCTCTCAGTACTCCTGGCACCCCTGTCCTCGAAGACTTTCCCCAGAATGACGACGAAAAGGAGCGACTGCAGCGGCGGCGCTCCCGAGTCCTGGACCTACAGTTCAGCGCAGACTCGCCTCATTTGCTAGCCTCCCCCTCTGGTAGTAG gaatattGACATTTCAGCCACGATTCCTAAGTTTACAAACACACAGATTACAGAACATTATTCCACCTGTATCAAACTGTCCACTGAAAAT aaaatCACTACCAAGAATGCTTTTGGCTTGCACTTGATTGATTTCATGTCAGAGATTCTTAAACAGAAAGACGCCGAACCGACCAACTTTAAA GTGGCTGCTGGCACTCTGGATGCCAGCACCAAGATCTATGCTGTGCGTGTGGACGCTGTCCATGCTGATGTCTACAGAGTCCTTGGGGGGCTGGGAAGAGATGCAGCATCTCCAGAAGAAGCAGAGTGCCATGATGCAG atgCAAGTACTACTGAAACAGGAACAACCAAAAAGGCCCAAAAGCCAAAGAAGAAGCACTCCTACAAAACCATTGAGCAGAATGTAAACAACCTCAATGTCTCCGAAGCAGATCGGAAGTGTGAG ATTGATCCCATGTTTCAGAAGACGGCGGCCTCATTTGATGAGTGCAGTACAGCAGGGGTATTTCTCTCTACCCTCCACTGCCATGACTACAGAAGTGAGCTTCTGTTTCCCTCTGATGTCCAGACTCTCTCCACTGAAGAACTCCTGGAGCTACCAGATTTAGGTTGGGTGGAAATGACAGATTTAAAAG CGCCCATGCAGCAGTGTGTGGAAGATGGCCAGATTTGCCCTTCGCTGGCTGGGTTCCAGTTCACAAAATGGGACAGTGAGACACATAATGAG TCTGTCTCTGCACTGCTGGACAAGTTCAAGAAGAATGAGCAGGTGTTTGACATCAATGCTGACGTGGAGGAGAGTGACTGTGAGGACTTCCCTGATGGGCCCGTGGAGGATGACTTTGATGCCAACGATGAGCCTGAGCACAGCATAGCCGGGGATCACACCGAGCTCAGGAGCTGGAAGGAGCCCTGCCTCACTCAGACCTGCCC GGAAAAAATGATACCTCTTGGGGATGGAGACATTAGGACCATGTGCCCTCTTTTGTCCATGAAACCTGGAGAATATTCCTATTTTAGTCCCCGTACCATGTCAATGTGGGCTGGCCCGGATCACTGGCGCTTTAGACCCCGACACAAAC ATGATGCTTCCTCCAAATCAGAGTACaaaaagaagaattcaaagaaaGATTTTGAAATTGACTTTGACGATGATATTGACTttgatgtgtattttaaaaaaacaaag gctGCTACTATTCTGACCAAGTCCACTTTGGAGAACCAGAATTGGAGAGCCACCACTCTTCCTACAGATTTCCTCTATGAGACTGATCATCTTGTCCAGCTATATCTCAAACCAGGCATCAGG tTACTTAAGACAGCTCAAGGCCAGAGGGCAAGAACTGAACATTATGAAGAAATTGGAGACTATGATTACAACAACCCTAATGACACCTCCAACTTTTGCCCTGGATTACag GCTGCCAACAGTGATTATGAAGAGTCGGATGACTTGTTTGTGGGACCAGCTGGAACCTTTGACCTTACATCTTGCCATCCACCTAAGACAGCACAAGAGAATGGTGACGTGCCTGAAATCCAAGGATTGGACATCACCACTTATGGGGAGTCAAATCTGGTTGCTGAGCCTCAGAAG gtaaataaaattgaaattcattATGCCAAGACTGCCAAAAGGATGGacatgaagaaattgaagcagagTATGTGGAGCTTGCTGACAAAGTGCTCTAAGCAAGCAGACACAGAG GCAAACCACAGTGAAACTGGAAAAGAAGGGGACCCGGTGAAGGTGGCTgatgagaagatgctcagcatGCTCACAAAGGACCTGCAGAGGAG CCTGCCTCCCCTCATGGCTCAGAACCTCTCGATACCTCTGGCCTTTGCCTGTCTCCTACATTTAGCCAATGAAAAG AATTTAAAGCTGGAAGGAACTGAGGACCTTTCTGACATTCTGGTGAGGCAAGGGGATTGA
- the ITPRIPL1 gene encoding inositol 1,4,5-trisphosphate receptor-interacting protein-like 1: MALISLVFLAVMYVVHHPLMVSDRMDLDTLARSRQLEKRMSEEMRQLEIEFEERKRAAEQKQKAENFWRGDTSSDQLVLGKKDMRWPFQADDQEGPLGWMLGNLWNAGLFCLFLVFELLRQNMQHEPAFDSSSDEEEEEVRVVPVTSYNWLTDFPSREALESFYKHYVQNVTRDLPCTCEFVESFVDDLIEACRVLSRREAHPQLEDCLGIGAAFEKWGTLHETQKFDILVPIVPPQGTMFVLEMRDPALGRRCGCVLVESECVCKREKLLGDVLCLVHHHRDHSAILGKCSSSIKMALCTGSHLDVCKTVQWFRNMVGNAWALVAHKYDFKLSLPPSTTSCKLRLDYRSGRFLSIQLVLGVQREDTLVYLVSQAPDHEQLTSVDWPESFAACEHLFLKLVGRFAPENTCHLKCLQIILSLRDLQSLPQGASRPILTSYHFKTALMHLLLRLPLTDWQHSMLSQRLQDILWFLGRGLQQRSLHHFLIGNTFLPLTIPIPKTFRNAEPVNLFQHLVLNPTAHSQAVEEFHSLLTQVKMLPCAPLPGEH, translated from the coding sequence ATGGCTTTGATAAGCCTTGTGTTCCTGGCAGTGATGTATGTTGTTCACCACCCCTTGATGGTCAGTGACCGGATGGACCTGGACACGCTAGCCAGAAGTCGGCAGCTGGAGAAGCGGATGAGCGAGGAGATGCGCCAGTTGGAGATAGAGTTTGAAGAGAGAAAGCGAGCAGCTGAGCAGAAGCAGAAGGCAGAGAACTTCTGGAGAGGAGATACATCCAGTGACCAGTTAGTGCTAGGGAAGAAAGACATGAGATGGCCGTTCCAGGCTGATGACCAGGAGGGGCCACTGGGCTGGATGCTGGGAAACCTGTGGAATGCTGgcctcttttgcctttttctcgTCTTTGAGCTCCTGCGACAGAACATGCAGCATGAGCCAGCCTTTGATTCCAGCAgcgatgaggaggaggaggaagtccGTGTTGTGCCTGTCACCTCCTACAACTGGCTTACTGACTTCCCTTCGAGGGAGGCTCTGGAATCCTTTTACAAACACTATGTCCAGAATGTCACTCGTGATCTGCCCTGCACCTGTGAGTTTGTGGAGAGCTTTGTGGACGACCTGATTGAGGCCTGTCGGGTGCTCAGCCGCCGGGAGGCTCACCCACAGCTGGAGGACTGCCTGGGCATCGGGGCTGCCTTTGAGAAATGGGGAACCCTCCACGAGACCCAGAAATTTGATATTCTGGTGCCCATTGTTCCCCCACAGGGCACTATGTTTGTGCTGGAGATGAGGGATCCAGCCCTAGGCCGCCGCTGTGGCTGTGTGCTGGTGGAGTCGGAATGTGTGTGCAAGCGCGAGAAGCTACTGGGGGATGTGCTGTGCCTGGTGCACCACCATAGGGATCACTCAGCCATCTTGGGCAAGTGTAGCAGCTCCATCAAGATGGCTCTCTGCACTGGCTCCCACCTGGACGTGTGCAAGACAGTACAGTGGTTCCGGAACATGGTGGGCAATGCCTGGGCCCTTGTGGCCCACAAATACGACTTTAAGCTCAGCCTCCCACCGTCTACCACCTCCTGCAAGCTCAGGCTGGACTACCGCTCAGGCCGCTTTCTCTCAATCCAGTTGGTCCTGGGGGTGCAACGGGAAGACACCTTGGTCTATCTGGTGAGTCAGGCTCCTGACCATGAACAGCTAACCAGTGTGGATTGGCCTGAGTCCTTTGCAGCCTGTGAACACCTTTTCCTGAAGCTGGTAGGGCGTTTTGCTCCAGAGAACACCTGTCACCTCAAGTGCCTCCAGATCATCTTAAGTCTCCGGGACCTTCAGAGTTTACCCCAGGGAGCATCCCGTCCCATCCTCACCTCTTACCACTTCAAAACAGCCCTTATGCACCTGTTGCTGCGGCTGCCTCTAACAGACTGGCAGCACAGCATGCTCTCCCAGCGGCTCCAGGACATCCTCTGGTTCTTGGGCCGTGGCCTCCAGCAAAGGTCCCTCCATCATTTCCTCATTGGTAACACCTTCCTGCCCCTGACCATCCCGATCCCTAAGACATTTCGGAATGCTGAGCCTGTCAATCTCTTCCAACACCTGGTGCTAAACCCCACGGCACACTCACAGGCAGTGGAAGAATTCCACAGCCTTCTGACCCAAGTGAAAATGCTGCCCTGTGCCCCATTGCCTGGGGAACATTAA